Within the Erigeron canadensis isolate Cc75 chromosome 6, C_canadensis_v1, whole genome shotgun sequence genome, the region gatattttataaaaatgaaataaatgacaTCTAAAcatttcttcatcatcttcaacaAACAAATTGTTCGTCCAGTTTTAGTTTTAACATTGATTTGATCTTTCTTGGCTTCGTTTAATCCTCTGCATCGTCAACATCGAGAATCTCCtacaggaaaaaaaaagatacgtGAAATCAAAACGACGAGTAAGTATTGTAGACATGTTAATTACCAGATTAAAATGATCAAGATGATCTTCATCACTATGAATTTCATCCAACAGAAGTCATAGATAGGAAATACATCATGAGCTTGAAAATTCACCTATATAGCATGATTAATAATTTACGTTGAATCAAAGGATAgagtaaataacaaaatattgtATATCATCCAAGAGTATAAAGTCATCTAACAGAGCAAATTCATCATTACCATCATAGTCTAAATTGTCAACTTAATTGCTCATCATCTAGATCGTGGATTACAATCACATTGTCCCATTTCTAGTTCTTTAAGTtatctttttgttttcattttttcaacatTCTGAAAATGAAGGACACAATTAGTCACATTACATATGAATCGtcttaaatatatgaaagaaaCTATACCTTGGTAGGTGACTTGATGATATCGACGTCGAAGACGTATCATTTGATGTTTTGTTTGAAGccacttttcatttttacttcTCTAGGTGTATACCTTAGCGAAGGTTCTGAGTAAAATAAGTgtggtatgtatatatttatataatggtATGTTCATGAAATAATTGGAAGGGAAGTTGTGtatgtaaaatttaaatttcCACAATTATCTCCTCAGTTAGTTTGCTAGATGTGAAAACATGCTTGCTTAAATTTAAAATTGCAAGTTTATTGTcttacatatacaaaataaatccCAGTAGAtaagaacaaaagaaaaatcTAAGAAGCACATGTTTTCTTGTTGATCAACAAACTATAAGATATAATCCACTTTAAAAGGAGGTATTTTTGTGGTGGTGATGAAGTACATTTTCAATCGGATGGACATAATTATTTTGGAAAGTCACTCATCGGTAgcaatatagatatataataattcactaataaaatttaaaaaaaaaaaattcaccgTGTATCAATTCTCATCAAGGTTATgctaaagttttataaaagaaatcatGGTGCATCAGTTTTTATCAAGTTTATGCTAAAGATtcacaaaatacaaaaaattgttGTGCATCAATGTTATGCTCAAAGCTGAAGAAAGGTTAAACATGATCACTGTATCTTAATTCATATACTAAGAGTTCAACAATGAATGACAAAGTTTTGTTGTGcatcacttttatttttgtaatgtgTTCGTATATTACGACTTAACATTTAAATCAGAAATGAAAAATCATATAATGCGAGATTCTGAAAAATGTCAAAGAAAAATTATTGTGCATCAAACTTTAGTTGAAAACATTATTGTGCATCTGATTAATCATTAAACTGATGAAGGTgcatcaaaaaataataaaatagttacttttttttttttgtttagcaTATGCtagaataataataaggaaCGAATGTCGTAAGGCTGATACTAATTTTAAATagaaaacttatttatttaaataaaagtctTGCAAGAAGGAAGTTGAATGGCTGATAAAATGAAACTGCCCACAAAAGTGTACATCCCGTTCAAAAAAATGTCTGGCAAGTGAAAATAGGAAAGTTGTTAATACGtcaaatttcatatatgccCTTTAAATTGGttagataaaatatttttaattaaatttcttAATTAATACTTGATAATGATCCAAAGGTCCATAATCTGTCTtacttgttttacattaatttttgttttacaatacttaaccccccccctctctctctctctctatatatatatatatataaacgcgacatgtgtcaaaacaaaaaaaaaaacgtgcGGTGGCATAATCCTAAATAAATCTAATTTTTGTGAAACGCGGCTATCTTGGTCAACTTGGGTTCCgagtcagcttgggttgggtaagctgggttgggtcaacttggggttgggttgggtcaacttgaggTTGGGCCAGTTTGGGGTCatgttgggtcaacttgggtttGAAGTCAAAATATTTACAGATTTGCCACcgtgtgtttttttaaaaagccACATGTTAACTTCTGGTTGGTTAGAAaaaccttctctcccttctctccttaactcaccttctcatttgatctctcatatatatatatatatatatatataagggtgagTTATTTATAGTGCAAGCAATCCAAAAGGTACAAAAGTACAAGGAACCGTTAGATCTTCTCcctccttcttccttcttctccggcgaccaCCAAGCCTCCTCCTatttccttcttctccggcgaggcaaccaccgccaccacctccggCGACTTTTctggcgagaatcaggttcgttttcgggtaggcgttgccctcatccgttctaaattGGTTGTCATGGGACGCATATGacaatcgtatggatttgatggccgccgatccaagagatggtggcggtttgatacggtacgggcgaagcccttgctgTCGGCGCTGAcaccgtggttggggtggtcggagatgatggtgatggtgttggttgtctcgccggagaagaaggagtTGGTGGCTGGTGGCGGCAGTCTCGACggagaaaaaggaagaaaatatCCCCTAGTACTTTTTggattgtttatatatatatatgagaggtcttgggttcaaatctTGGTATGAGCAAAATGCTCCAGTATGGAGACAGTTTTTCCAGTATGAGTTTTCTCTGGAATTAGAGTTGGgtatgaagaggcatgccgctaaGCCCAAATTTGCcggtaaaaaaaaagttttactttttttctttttttgttttttgaaaattgGCTTTTATTAATAAGTAAAAGTTTACTTGGTCTCTGTCTGAAGttagaatgaaatgaaatgagatgaaaaggaaaggaaaggaaaggaaagggaAGGGAAGGGGGGACTGGAAAATTAAGCTTATCCAAttccaatttcaatttcaatttcaattccggGGATGATGACGACGAGTTGCCCCTCTTTGCCTTTCATGTCTGGTACTACTAGTAGCGGAAGAAGAGATGCTTCTTTTACTAGCAGGAGGAGGACACCTCTCACCCCTTTCTTCTATGCTGCTAacccacaacaacaacaactacgATTGGGCAAGCCTCCACGCTTATTCCGATGCTCCGCCACCtctgtttcttcttcttcttcaacatcaacgacaacaacaggtattaatctCTCTCACTCATTTTCACAAACACCTTTTAttagtaataaaataatgatgttTGTAAGACTTGTtgattttattaagtttttctGTGACACGCACATACACACAGGCACAGGCACTCCTCTGTTTTCTCTCTTGCTTGAAATTGGTATGACCCTCAAAGCCACGGAGGCTCTTTTCGAATACCTAAAGTTTCAACCTTTCGAATCCATTCGCACCCAAATCCATTCTCTTCAAAACCTTGGTATTCATGGTCCTCTCCTGACCAGACTTATTAGAAAAAGGCCCAATCTTTTGATTGCTCCTCAAGTCCATTCCCTGCTTGCTTTTCTTTCCACCAACCATCTCCTTCTCGACGGTGCTACCCTGATTGAGCCTGCCCAGCTTGCACGCCTTTTGTCCGCTACAGACCCTCTCTATTTGTCCGGTTTTGAAGCAAAGGTTCACTTGCTGTTGGATCTTGGCATTCCCTTACACAGCCTTCCTCATGTTCTCAACAATCTTAATTTATCTAAGGCCCTGTGTATTAAGTCCTCTCAAGATATTCATACTATTATCTCCTTTTTGAACCGCTTTGGTGGTATGGACTTGATACTTCGTCGTCCGGCCATTCTCAATTTTGATCTCGATACCCAGCTGGTCCCTAGAATCGagttctttttgaacatgagCGGGGGAGATGAGGCTGCGACAACTACTGTTTTGCTTAAACTTCCTTTCATCTTAGCCTACTCCGTCCAACACTATACTAATCATGTTCACTTCTTCCGATCTTTTGCTGGCTTGACCGATGATGAGATTTTTAAAATCATACTCGTGTATCCAAGCTTGTTTAGCGCTAGCCAGAAAAGGAAACTACAACCTCGGATCGAATTCCTTAAGCAATGCGGTTTCACTTCCAATGAAATCTATAAACTTTTAGTCAAAGCCCCTCTTTTTCTTAGCTTGTCGTTTGAAGATAACCTTTCACATAAATTGGTTCTGTTGCTCAAGATTGGGTATGAACATAGAACAAAGGAACTGGGTTTGGCGATGGGATGGGTGTGCAGAACTAGTTGTAAGAACATGCAGGAGGTGATTAGTCTCTTCTTGAATTATGGGTTGACTTGTGAAGAAATTCTTGCCATGGGAAAGAAACATCCGCAAGTATTGCAATACAATCATAAATCAATGAAACAGAAAATGGATTACTTAACTGAGGACATGGGGTATGAAGTTAGAGAGATGTTGGCATTTCCTGCTTTCCTTGGCTATGGATTTCATGGGAGGATTAAGCATAGGTTTGAAGCTAGTGGTAAAATTTCAGGTGAAGGGGTGTCAATTAACAAGCTATTTAGCATGTCTACAGCACGATTCTCTAAGAAACAAGAACAGAAGTTGCCTGTTACCATAACCAAAAGCAGGTGAACCCCTTTGGTTCTTTTGCTCCCTTCCTTATCAACTA harbors:
- the LOC122603850 gene encoding transcription termination factor MTERF8, chloroplastic codes for the protein MMTTSCPSLPFMSGTTSSGRRDASFTSRRRTPLTPFFYAANPQQQQLRLGKPPRLFRCSATSVSSSSSTSTTTTGTGTPLFSLLLEIGMTLKATEALFEYLKFQPFESIRTQIHSLQNLGIHGPLLTRLIRKRPNLLIAPQVHSLLAFLSTNHLLLDGATLIEPAQLARLLSATDPLYLSGFEAKVHLLLDLGIPLHSLPHVLNNLNLSKALCIKSSQDIHTIISFLNRFGGMDLILRRPAILNFDLDTQLVPRIEFFLNMSGGDEAATTTVLLKLPFILAYSVQHYTNHVHFFRSFAGLTDDEIFKIILVYPSLFSASQKRKLQPRIEFLKQCGFTSNEIYKLLVKAPLFLSLSFEDNLSHKLVLLLKIGYEHRTKELGLAMGWVCRTSCKNMQEVISLFLNYGLTCEEILAMGKKHPQVLQYNHKSMKQKMDYLTEDMGYEVREMLAFPAFLGYGFHGRIKHRFEASGKISGEGVSINKLFSMSTARFSKKQEQKLPVTITKSR